The following coding sequences are from one Haploplasma axanthum window:
- the thrS gene encoding threonine--tRNA ligase, producing MIKITLPDGSIKEYKKGVKPIEIASSISEGLAKKTKAAVFNGHYIESNRELVEDGILRLLTERDSESLDVLNHSTSHLMAEAITNLYPGAKFGVGPSIKEGFYYDVDFGDVVVTDELLPKIEKEMHRLSDLGEEIVRREVSYEEAKKIFAKDEYKLEIIEQYKNDSLTVYTQGNFTDLCRGGHLLNTKDIKHFKLLNMAGAYWRGDSNNHQLTRIYGTSFYSAKDLKNHLQILEERKERDHRKIGKELDLFLISNEVGQGLPFWLPKGATIRRVIERYITDVEIRHGYNHVYTPILAKHELYITSGHWGHYQDTMFPPIEMPDGEKLVLRPMNCPHHMMIFKNEVRSYRELPIRIAELGMMHRYEKSGALSGLQRVREMTLNDAHLFVRPDQIKDEISRAINLIVDTYKVFNITDYHFRLSYRDPQNTDKYFDDDQMWIKAESTLKHVMDELGLEYDEAIGEAAFYGPKIDVEVKTAMGNEETLSTVQLDFLLPERFDLTYVGEDGKNDKRPVVIHRGVVSTMERFVAYLIENYKGAFPFWLSPVQIKVIPVNLEHHSEYAKNINERLLNLGFRSELDVREEKLGYKIREAQTLKIPYQLVLGDNEKDNGSVTYRKYGSTDQVTVDIQEFIQMIEKEMIR from the coding sequence ATGATTAAAATTACATTACCAGATGGAAGTATTAAAGAATATAAAAAAGGTGTTAAACCAATTGAAATAGCAAGTAGTATTTCAGAAGGTTTAGCTAAAAAAACGAAAGCAGCAGTGTTTAATGGACACTATATAGAATCTAACCGTGAATTAGTTGAAGACGGTATTTTAAGATTGTTGACAGAAAGAGATTCTGAAAGCCTTGATGTCTTAAATCATAGTACTAGTCATTTGATGGCTGAGGCTATTACTAATCTTTATCCAGGTGCTAAATTTGGTGTAGGTCCATCAATTAAAGAAGGTTTTTACTATGATGTTGATTTTGGTGATGTAGTTGTTACTGATGAATTACTTCCTAAAATTGAAAAAGAAATGCATCGCTTAAGTGATTTAGGTGAAGAAATAGTTAGAAGAGAAGTAAGTTATGAAGAAGCTAAAAAAATCTTTGCTAAAGACGAATATAAATTAGAGATTATTGAACAATATAAAAATGATTCATTAACAGTTTACACACAAGGTAATTTCACTGATTTATGCCGTGGTGGACACCTTTTAAACACAAAAGATATTAAACACTTTAAACTGTTAAATATGGCTGGGGCTTATTGGAGAGGAGATTCTAATAATCACCAACTAACAAGAATATACGGAACAAGCTTCTATTCTGCAAAAGATTTAAAGAATCACTTACAAATTTTAGAAGAGAGAAAAGAAAGAGATCACAGAAAAATTGGTAAAGAGCTTGATTTATTCTTAATCAGTAATGAAGTTGGACAAGGATTACCTTTCTGGCTACCTAAAGGCGCGACTATTAGACGTGTAATTGAAAGATATATTACAGATGTTGAAATTCGTCATGGATATAATCACGTTTATACTCCAATCCTTGCTAAACATGAATTATATATTACATCAGGACATTGGGGACATTACCAAGATACAATGTTTCCACCAATTGAAATGCCAGATGGTGAAAAACTAGTATTAAGACCAATGAACTGTCCACATCATATGATGATCTTTAAAAACGAAGTAAGAAGTTATCGTGAACTTCCAATCCGTATTGCTGAACTTGGAATGATGCACCGATATGAAAAATCTGGAGCATTATCAGGATTACAACGTGTTAGAGAAATGACTTTAAATGATGCTCATTTATTTGTTAGACCAGATCAAATCAAAGATGAAATAAGTAGAGCAATCAACTTAATTGTTGATACATATAAAGTCTTTAATATAACAGATTATCATTTTAGATTAAGTTACCGTGATCCACAAAATACTGATAAATATTTTGATGATGATCAAATGTGGATTAAAGCTGAAAGCACATTGAAGCATGTTATGGATGAATTAGGATTAGAGTATGATGAAGCGATTGGCGAAGCAGCATTTTATGGTCCAAAGATTGATGTTGAAGTTAAGACTGCTATGGGTAATGAAGAAACATTATCAACAGTTCAATTAGACTTCTTATTACCAGAAAGATTTGATTTAACTTATGTTGGTGAAGATGGTAAAAACGATAAACGCCCTGTTGTTATTCATAGAGGTGTTGTTTCAACAATGGAACGTTTTGTTGCTTATTTAATTGAAAATTATAAAGGAGCATTCCCATTCTGGTTATCTCCTGTTCAAATTAAAGTTATTCCGGTTAATCTAGAACATCATAGTGAATATGCAAAAAATATTAATGAAAGATTATTAAATTTAGGATTTAGATCTGAATTAGATGTTAGAGAAGAAAAACTTGGTTATAAGATTAGAGAAGCTCAAACATTAAAAATTCCTTATCAATTAGTGTTAGGAGATAATGAAAAAGACAATGGTTCAGTAACATACCGTAAGTATGGATCTACTGATCAAGTAACAGTTGATATTCAAGAATTTATTCAAATGATTGAAAAAGAAATGATAAGATAA
- a CDS encoding aldo/keto reductase family protein, with protein MKQVKLNNGILIPILGTGTNTFGKENNDYYGNITNDTKELDSAIDLGYRLIDTAISYRNESVVGLAVSKSGLDREKFFITTKIPGTEGFRTKKQVESAIQESLTNLKTDYIDLVLIHHPWDNNEEIAKVWSYLEEYVDNGVIKSIGVSNFNIDQINYLINNSRIKPVLNQIESHPGFWQDNIIEFCHKNEVAIQAWGPLSKVNDETKEVLNQIGKKYNKTWAQVILRYQIQRNVIVIPKSHRKEGQLANISVFDFVLTKEEMRIISEL; from the coding sequence ATGAAACAAGTAAAACTTAATAATGGTATCTTAATACCAATTTTAGGAACAGGTACAAATACATTTGGAAAAGAAAATAATGATTATTATGGGAATATTACAAATGATACTAAAGAGTTAGATAGTGCAATTGATTTAGGATATCGTTTAATTGATACGGCTATTTCTTATCGTAATGAATCCGTTGTTGGTTTAGCAGTTTCTAAATCAGGGCTTGATCGAGAAAAATTCTTTATAACAACAAAGATTCCAGGAACTGAAGGATTTAGAACAAAAAAACAAGTTGAAAGTGCAATTCAAGAAAGTTTAACAAACTTAAAAACAGATTATATTGATTTAGTGCTTATTCATCATCCATGGGATAATAACGAAGAGATTGCAAAAGTTTGGAGTTATTTAGAAGAATATGTTGATAATGGGGTTATTAAATCAATTGGAGTTTCTAACTTTAATATTGATCAAATAAACTATTTGATTAATAATAGTAGAATTAAACCAGTTCTTAATCAAATTGAATCACATCCAGGATTTTGGCAAGACAATATCATTGAGTTTTGTCATAAAAATGAAGTGGCTATCCAAGCATGGGGACCATTATCAAAAGTTAATGATGAAACAAAAGAAGTTTTAAATCAAATTGGTAAAAAATATAATAAAACTTGGGCCCAAGTTATTCTTAGATATCAAATTCAAAGAAATGTCATTGTTATTCCTAAATCACATAGAAAAGAAGGGCAATTAGCTAATATTAGTGTGTTTGATTTTGTTTTAACAAAAGAAGAAATGCGAATAATTTCAGAATTATAA
- a CDS encoding IMPACT family protein, with translation MKYLKEQTEEKIVIQKSEFIGILYPIKNDEDINNSINDAKKRYPKATHYVTAWIRGAKAEYASSNDDGEPARTAGYPALDVLMHHEVTDILIVIIRYFGGIKLGAGGLTRAYRSSCVEVLKKAKFYNKVFASKYEIIFSYNLIDTIEHLLSDNVTYVKKDYLDKVKYEIVFLNNDLSLLDNIKHQIEVKELPKEELYIDL, from the coding sequence ATGAAGTATCTAAAAGAACAAACTGAAGAAAAGATCGTAATTCAAAAATCAGAGTTCATTGGAATCTTATATCCAATTAAAAACGATGAAGATATTAACAACTCAATAAATGACGCTAAAAAGCGTTATCCAAAAGCAACCCACTATGTAACAGCTTGGATTAGAGGAGCAAAAGCTGAATATGCTTCATCTAATGATGATGGTGAACCAGCAAGAACTGCAGGTTATCCTGCCCTAGATGTTTTAATGCATCACGAAGTAACCGATATTTTAATTGTTATTATTAGATACTTTGGTGGTATAAAACTTGGTGCTGGTGGTTTAACACGTGCTTATCGTTCTAGTTGTGTTGAAGTTTTAAAGAAAGCTAAGTTTTATAATAAAGTATTTGCTAGTAAATATGAAATAATATTTTCATATAATTTAATTGATACAATTGAACATCTTTTATCTGATAATGTTACTTATGTTAAAAAAGATTATCTTGATAAAGTTAAATATGAAATTGTTTTTTTAAATAATGATTTATCTTTACTTGATAATATTAAACATCAAATTGAAGTTAAGGAATTACCAAAAGAAGAATTATATATCGATTTATAA